A genomic region of Aspergillus oryzae RIB40 DNA, chromosome 1 contains the following coding sequences:
- a CDS encoding GATA transcription factor LreB (predicted protein), whose translation MIAARHVLRKWWLSHIWPKDFSWLVPIESSSVPGPPECPALDEKFQSCQTVDNISLARRVGPPALLYSTGIDSSIAALVARVSCIPTGGHSSCPREYFLSAKTSLVSLVPTMDWTAAEHESGVTQNHQHRMQTEDHDSFAGEIQKLPSPPAGNTGGQNPSDPADEQGWPQRVLNEMKDMLLLLSSDGKILYASPSCKSITGYDANQLQQNALERFIHNDDKTTFAEEMNECITTTRPVHCHFRFRKKDNSSNTSCLLEAHGHPHMKTSEPNDSPENHNEDCIGVFLLCRPYPTRGSQLLDSFLEHKIENVRLNQRIAQLREEEEEDLASGQQLYAGDSTGDSGFRHNSHSGRSNSNQSSFRDTTGSGEENESSDTLTNDDPDSRSYLENAADELGQTEDMSHIEGIEMLTGLHYGDGERSQGLSTGVRQGRLIRYDMESAKLDQQARVIQDSDRKKRQKGEYMCTDCGTSDSPEWRKGPEGPKTLCNACGCKSAVQYTLFSYSSEMSS comes from the exons ATGATAGCCGCCCGTCATGTGCTCAG GAAATGGTGGCTCTCGCACATATGGCCAAAGGACTTCAGTTGGTTGGTACCAATTGAATCCTCCTCAGTGCCTGGACCCCCTGAGTGCCCAGCATTGGACGAGAAGTTCCAGTCCTGCCAAACGGTGGACAATATCTCATTGGCGCGGCGAGTGGGCCCTCCGGCGTTGTTATACAGCACCGGAATTGACAGCTCTATCGCAGCCTTAGTGGCTCGTGTATCTTGCATTCCCACGGGTGGCCATTCCTCATGTCCGAGAGAATATTTCCTCTCCGCAAAAACATCGTTGGTTTCCCTGGTGCCAACGATGGATTGGACCGCTGCCGAACACGAGAGTGGGGTAACGCAGAATCACCAGCACAGAATGCAGACCGAGGATCATGATTCTTTTGCAGGAGAGATTCAGAAACTTCCATCACCGCCGGCCGGCAATACGGGTGGGCAGAACCCATCTGACCCGGCGGATGAACAGGGTTGGCCGCAGCGTGTGTTGAatgagatgaaagatatgCTACTACTTCTCAGCTCTGACGGCAAGATCTTGTATGCATCGCCATCTTGCAAATCCATCACCGGCTACGATGCAAACCAACTACAGCAGAACGCCTTGGAGCGCTTTATACACAACGATGATAAGACCACGTTTGCCGAGGAGATGAATGAGTGTATCACGACGACTCGTCCAGTGCATTGCCATTTCCGATTTCGCAAGAAAGACAACAGTAGCAATACGTCTTGCCTTTTGGAAGCACATGGACATCCGCATATGAAAACGTCCGAACCGAACGACAGTCCCGAAAATCACAACGAAGATTGCATTGGCGTTTTCCTTCTGTGCCGACCTTATCCCACGAGGGGCTCTCAGCTACTCGACTCATTCCTGGAGCATAAAATCGAGAACGTGCGACTCAACCAGAGAATAGCACAGCTtagggaggaagaggaggaagacttAGCATCAGGACAACAGTTATATGCCGGTGACTCCACGGGAGATTCTGGTTTCCGCCACAATTCTCATTCAGGCCGATCCAATTCCAATCAATCATCGTTCCGCGATACCACTGGGTCTGGTGAGGAGAACGAGTCATCCGACACACTCACAAACGATGACCCCGACTCCCGGTCGTACCTGGAAAATGCCGCGGATGAACTGGGCCAGACGGAGGACATGTCTCATATTGAAGGAATCGAGATGTTGACGGGACTACACTACGGTGATGGTGAACGTTCCCAGGGACTCAGTACTGGTGTTCGCCAGGGTCGCCTCATCCGCTATGATATGGAGTCAGCCAAGCTAGACCAGCAGGCCCGCGTCATCCAGGACAGCGatcgaaagaaaagacaaaagggtGAATACATGTGTACCGATTGCGGAACCTCTGACTCTCCTGAGTGGAGAAAAGGGCCTGAGGGACCCAAGACTCTGTGTAATGCATGCGGATGTAAGTCAGCAGTCCAATACACCCTCTTTTCCTATTCGTCGGAAATGTCAAGCTAA